One genomic segment of Cellulophaga sp. HaHaR_3_176 includes these proteins:
- a CDS encoding YbjN domain-containing protein, with product MKEQFKIIKNYLLELNYNITHENEKDGILMIQNHDEGINNLIIGIANPILIIEQYIFKITKPSEDIFKQLLQKNRDIIHGAFVLDETGEKVIFRDTLQIENLDLNELEGSINSLSLLLSEYSENIIQFSKA from the coding sequence ATGAAAGAACAATTTAAAATTATTAAAAATTACTTACTTGAGTTGAACTATAATATTACTCATGAAAACGAGAAAGATGGAATTTTAATGATCCAAAATCACGATGAAGGTATCAACAATTTAATTATAGGAATTGCTAATCCTATTTTAATAATTGAGCAGTATATTTTTAAAATTACAAAGCCTAGTGAAGATATTTTTAAACAATTATTACAGAAAAACAGAGATATTATACATGGTGCTTTTGTTTTAGATGAAACAGGAGAAAAAGTAATTTTTAGAGATACTTTACAAATTGAAAATCTTGATTTAAACGAATTAGAAGGTTCTATAAACTCTCTAAGTTTATTATTGAGTGAATATTCTGAAAACATAATTCAGTTTTCTAAAGCCTAA
- a CDS encoding Fur family transcriptional regulator, with product MLCYCNLVAIKNMNRRNTPTKEAILKLLLSSRKALSQDAIERALTIDINRATIYRVLNRFCEADIIHKIVAKDGKKHFVIYKKNVRIKQRLFNIIFIFDICCMIPLNACK from the coding sequence ATGTTGTGTTATTGCAACTTAGTTGCAATAAAAAATATGAATCGAAGAAATACGCCTACAAAAGAGGCAATATTGAAGTTGCTTTTAAGTTCAAGGAAAGCGCTAAGTCAAGATGCAATTGAAAGGGCATTGACTATTGATATCAATAGGGCTACAATTTATAGAGTTTTAAATAGATTTTGTGAAGCCGATATCATTCATAAAATTGTTGCAAAGGATGGGAAAAAGCACTTTGTTATTTATAAAAAAAATGTAAGAATAAAGCAGCGGTTATTCAACATTATTTTCATTTTCGATATTTGTTGTATGATTCCATT
- a CDS encoding DEAD/DEAH box helicase codes for MHVNSATNFFNYFKDCYKLDYKEFTVNNILNNKYKFKWFVKDNEQLINQRSPIIYYDNKDLEKLEKELHLYKLEKSLYYASFYFIGKETPTGLSTDPLICSPLVLFPCEIIEKDDDKFIRINQSDFLLNTSFLNKIAKDDVSKDKLENRLTELFSDKIEDAFEIEKAFNSFAQNIDTSALAFFPQNWNITKIRKQLKNHTTEDPFKIVPASGTVFIEKSISSTKIINDLESIASNNEFNTALNELFNQKTNTNSQSETYLENRLNPEQLKALYNSQKYNNSVIIGPPGTGKSYSISAIAIDAILKKKSVLVVSKTKQAVEVIRENLIKDFELNDLLIHTSGNRFKISLKTKIQKKISGIISRSNTDSSNIHSLHKRSKSLITKYEKIVAKELELSNLTFKDKLTLKEKIHLILLQFIKNENLAFLDTIHYANVNTGLIVSELKKYVKKISLEQSNEKATKNRQTLVRYHDALSASSFSESKKIIEELDFKKILDVFPLWLAHLSELNTVFPLKKEIFDLVIIDEATQCDIATALPAIYRAKHVVICGDPNQLRHYSFISKAQQLTLLDKHKLPNDPIFDYRNRSILDIYISKVSNQDQVTFLREHYRSTPSLIEFNNQEFYDQQLEIIKSTTEFTSKKQIEINYINGERNSQGVNIKEADKVIEKLTELIKLHEGNTTVPSLGIITPFANQAKHINKLIGDMFDIKIIKRFDLLCGTPYNFQGSEREIIIISFTVCKNTHHSAYNHLNKSEVLNVGTTRAKSFQYIFTSIAKKDLKQDSLFLKYLSFIENYQYQNKENELSEDVFQKEITSYLKSIEIEEINCGYPYAGSILDIFFTHKGENYFIDLIGYPGQFYSAFTIERYKTFARVGINTIPLHYRFWSENKIQAKGKLKQLINK; via the coding sequence ATGCATGTTAATTCGGCAACGAACTTTTTTAATTACTTCAAAGATTGTTATAAGCTAGACTATAAAGAGTTTACTGTAAATAACATACTAAATAATAAGTATAAATTTAAATGGTTTGTAAAGGATAACGAGCAGCTGATCAATCAAAGATCTCCTATAATTTATTATGACAATAAAGATCTTGAAAAGCTCGAGAAAGAACTACACTTATACAAGTTAGAAAAATCGTTGTATTATGCTAGTTTTTATTTTATAGGTAAAGAAACACCAACAGGGTTAAGTACTGACCCTTTAATTTGTAGTCCCTTAGTATTGTTCCCCTGTGAAATTATAGAAAAAGATGACGATAAATTTATTAGAATAAACCAGAGTGATTTTTTATTAAACACCTCTTTTTTAAATAAAATTGCTAAAGATGATGTTTCAAAAGATAAGTTAGAGAATAGGCTAACGGAGCTATTTTCTGATAAAATTGAAGATGCTTTTGAAATAGAAAAAGCTTTCAATTCATTTGCTCAAAATATAGATACGTCAGCGCTTGCCTTTTTTCCTCAAAACTGGAACATTACAAAAATTAGGAAGCAACTTAAAAACCATACCACCGAAGATCCTTTTAAAATTGTTCCGGCTAGTGGAACTGTATTTATTGAAAAATCAATTTCTTCAACAAAAATCATTAACGATTTAGAAAGTATTGCAAGTAATAATGAGTTTAACACTGCTTTAAACGAATTGTTCAACCAAAAAACAAATACAAATAGCCAATCAGAAACTTACCTTGAAAACAGACTGAATCCGGAGCAGCTAAAAGCACTTTACAACAGTCAAAAATATAATAACTCGGTAATTATTGGCCCACCTGGCACAGGAAAATCATACAGTATAAGTGCTATTGCTATAGATGCTATACTTAAAAAAAAATCAGTGCTTGTTGTTTCTAAAACAAAGCAGGCTGTTGAAGTTATTAGAGAAAACCTGATAAAAGATTTTGAGTTGAATGACTTACTTATTCATACCTCTGGCAATCGGTTTAAAATAAGCTTAAAAACTAAAATTCAGAAAAAAATCAGCGGTATTATATCTAGAAGTAATACTGACTCAAGTAACATACATTCTTTACATAAAAGATCAAAGTCACTTATTACAAAGTATGAAAAGATAGTTGCGAAAGAATTAGAGCTTTCGAACCTAACTTTCAAAGATAAATTGACTTTAAAAGAAAAAATTCATCTAATACTATTACAATTTATTAAAAATGAAAATCTTGCTTTTTTAGATACAATACATTACGCAAATGTAAATACAGGCCTAATTGTTAGTGAGCTTAAAAAGTATGTAAAAAAAATAAGTCTTGAGCAGAGTAATGAAAAAGCTACTAAAAACAGACAAACATTAGTTCGCTATCATGATGCATTATCTGCATCTAGTTTTAGTGAATCTAAAAAAATAATTGAAGAACTAGATTTTAAAAAAATTCTTGACGTTTTTCCTCTTTGGTTAGCTCATTTATCAGAATTAAACACTGTTTTTCCATTAAAAAAAGAAATCTTTGATTTAGTAATTATTGATGAAGCAACACAATGCGATATAGCCACTGCCCTACCTGCTATTTATAGAGCAAAACATGTTGTTATATGCGGAGATCCAAATCAATTAAGGCATTACTCATTTATAAGTAAAGCCCAACAGTTAACTTTATTAGATAAGCATAAGCTACCTAATGATCCTATTTTTGATTATCGTAATAGAAGTATTTTAGATATTTACATAAGTAAAGTTTCTAACCAAGATCAAGTTACTTTTTTAAGAGAACATTACAGATCAACACCTTCATTGATAGAGTTTAATAATCAAGAATTTTACGATCAACAATTAGAAATAATAAAATCGACAACTGAGTTTACCTCTAAAAAACAAATTGAAATAAATTATATTAATGGTGAGCGTAACAGCCAAGGTGTTAACATAAAAGAAGCTGACAAGGTAATTGAAAAACTTACCGAACTTATTAAACTGCACGAAGGCAATACAACAGTACCTTCTTTAGGTATTATTACACCATTTGCAAACCAAGCAAAACACATCAATAAATTAATTGGTGACATGTTTGATATAAAAATAATTAAACGCTTTGATTTACTTTGTGGTACACCCTATAATTTTCAGGGTTCAGAAAGAGAAATTATTATTATTTCTTTTACTGTTTGCAAAAACACGCACCACTCTGCTTATAACCATTTGAATAAAAGTGAAGTTTTAAATGTAGGTACTACCAGAGCTAAATCTTTTCAATACATCTTTACATCTATAGCGAAAAAAGATTTAAAACAAGATTCTTTATTTTTGAAGTATTTGAGTTTTATTGAAAATTATCAGTATCAGAATAAAGAAAACGAATTATCTGAAGATGTTTTTCAAAAAGAAATTACATCCTATTTGAAAAGTATCGAAATTGAAGAAATTAATTGCGGATACCCTTATGCTGGGTCTATTTTAGATATATTTTTCACTCATAAGGGTGAAAATTATTTTATTGATCTTATAGGTTATCCTGGTCAATTTTATAGTGCATTTACTATTGAACGTTACAAAACTTTTGCTAGGGTTGGTATAAACACAATACCACTACATTATAGGTTTTGGAGTGAAAATAAAATACAAGCTAAAGGAAAATTAAAACAGCTTATAAACAAATAA
- a CDS encoding NAD(P)/FAD-dependent oxidoreductase: MNRRELIKQLGVFGLAYTLPGSLSLFAQYNSSMDTKEFEVIIVGGSYAGLSAAMSLGRSLRETLIIDAGKPCNRQTPHSHNFLTQDGSTPKEIAEIAKNQLAIYDSIKFYNGLAVSAKKIKKGFEITTSNGDVFTAKKLVFASGIKDIMPDIPGFSQCWGISVVHCPYCHGYEIRNKKTAIIANGERAFHLASLVNNLTKEITIITSGTKEFKENQLDTLKQYNIKIVEKEITTLEHKNGQLETIVFKDGSKENYECAYASIPFEQNSSIPKQLGCAFTEHGHIEVNSMQKTTEEGVFACGDNSTLMRSVAIAVSGGNISGAVVNNELTQEIF, from the coding sequence ATGAATAGAAGAGAACTTATAAAACAACTTGGAGTATTTGGTTTAGCATATACATTACCAGGGTCTTTATCGCTCTTCGCTCAATACAATAGCAGCATGGATACAAAAGAATTTGAAGTAATAATTGTTGGTGGGAGTTATGCAGGGCTCTCTGCCGCAATGAGTTTAGGACGTTCATTGAGAGAAACATTGATCATAGATGCGGGAAAACCGTGTAACCGCCAAACACCACATTCTCATAATTTTCTGACCCAAGACGGAAGTACACCAAAAGAAATAGCTGAAATCGCTAAAAACCAACTAGCGATATATGACAGCATCAAATTTTATAACGGCCTTGCCGTAAGTGCCAAGAAGATTAAAAAAGGTTTTGAAATCACAACTTCAAATGGTGATGTTTTTACAGCAAAAAAATTGGTTTTTGCTTCAGGAATTAAAGACATAATGCCTGATATACCTGGATTTTCTCAATGTTGGGGAATTTCAGTAGTTCACTGTCCTTATTGCCACGGTTACGAAATACGAAATAAAAAAACTGCTATAATCGCTAACGGAGAAAGAGCATTTCACCTTGCATCTTTAGTGAACAATTTAACAAAAGAAATTACAATCATCACTTCGGGAACGAAGGAATTCAAAGAAAACCAACTCGATACGTTAAAGCAGTACAATATTAAAATTGTAGAAAAAGAAATTACAACGCTTGAACATAAAAATGGGCAATTAGAAACTATTGTATTTAAAGATGGTAGTAAAGAAAATTATGAGTGTGCATATGCTTCAATCCCATTTGAACAAAATTCTAGCATACCAAAACAATTAGGCTGTGCATTTACGGAACACGGCCATATTGAGGTCAATTCTATGCAGAAAACTACAGAAGAAGGCGTTTTTGCTTGTGGCGACAATAGTACGTTAATGCGCTCTGTAGCAATAGCAGTTTCTGGAGGAAACATTTCTGGAGCTGTTGTTAATAATGAATTAACACAGGAAATTTTTTAA
- a CDS encoding helix-turn-helix domain-containing protein, translating to MSFFGKNIKKIRGIKGLSQEAFANVFHLKRATLGAYEEGRSEPKIDTIIKVANYFSISIDDILTKDITVNKLLSFDGDITTDVNQIVKAGFSGVPFVNALNSKIFIEEFKISQTYSSLPKITIPVEASSHLLAYTVQDLFMESNGEGLFLNDVVIGEYVEPKDLVQGDVVIVLLDEELFVRRYDNSDTGYNLLADHINIPPVLIPYDVSVYFWKVSYIFLKQYPKFGSKLEARINQLDAELKRLSSK from the coding sequence ATGTCATTCTTCGGGAAAAATATAAAAAAAATTAGAGGAATAAAAGGATTAAGTCAAGAAGCTTTTGCAAATGTATTTCACTTAAAAAGAGCCACTTTAGGCGCTTATGAAGAGGGTAGGAGCGAACCTAAGATTGATACGATTATAAAAGTTGCTAATTATTTTAGTATATCTATTGATGATATATTAACAAAAGATATTACTGTTAACAAATTATTGAGTTTTGATGGTGATATAACTACAGATGTAAATCAAATTGTAAAAGCAGGTTTCTCAGGAGTACCATTTGTTAATGCACTTAATAGTAAAATTTTTATTGAAGAATTTAAAATCTCGCAAACTTATAGCTCATTACCTAAAATTACGATACCTGTAGAGGCTAGCTCTCACTTATTAGCTTATACCGTTCAAGATTTATTTATGGAATCTAATGGTGAAGGCTTATTTCTTAACGATGTTGTTATTGGTGAATATGTAGAGCCAAAAGATCTTGTTCAGGGAGATGTTGTAATTGTACTCTTAGATGAAGAATTGTTTGTTAGAAGATACGATAATTCAGATACAGGATATAATTTGTTAGCCGATCATATTAATATTCCTCCAGTATTAATACCGTATGATGTTTCTGTATATTTCTGGAAGGTTTCGTATATATTTTTAAAACAATACCCAAAATTTGGTTCGAAGTTAGAAGCTAGAATAAACCAGTTAGATGCTGAGTTAAAGCGATTATCATCAAAATAG
- a CDS encoding SH3 domain-containing protein gives MKKLFFTFLIIITINTSFAQTELLVKAKNGLNIRSESNLKSEKVGKFKYAEKIEVLEKTDIYFEIIDNEEIIKGQWYKVKGKSLTGEIVTGYVFSGFLTNPKQKDTFEFIFYDDNYDHFYFTAKKEKKTYSFITNGEEINFLRGDIIEIEWKEVFIISAGDEDIKELNNRLLSIKKIKNGIVSNFRKIYNKEIKYHYTDNYSQWYLDYIYLNIEYYIANSKNKLIRNLIEKKEQLEYSIENRNRNGTNYLVIGLSHSSEFKTSPLQWLYYNEKNSKFYEYDLPNDELIEYK, from the coding sequence ATGAAAAAATTATTTTTCACTTTTTTAATAATCATTACAATTAATACATCATTTGCGCAAACTGAACTATTGGTTAAAGCTAAAAATGGATTAAATATTCGATCTGAGTCTAATTTAAAATCTGAAAAAGTTGGAAAATTTAAATACGCTGAAAAAATAGAAGTCTTAGAAAAAACAGATATATATTTTGAAATAATTGATAATGAAGAAATAATAAAAGGACAATGGTATAAAGTAAAAGGCAAGTCCCTTACCGGCGAAATTGTTACCGGTTATGTGTTCAGTGGCTTTTTAACAAATCCTAAGCAAAAAGACACCTTTGAATTTATTTTTTACGATGATAATTACGACCATTTTTATTTCACTGCAAAAAAAGAAAAAAAGACATACAGTTTTATAACAAATGGTGAAGAAATAAATTTCTTAAGAGGTGATATTATTGAAATAGAATGGAAAGAGGTTTTTATTATCAGTGCTGGAGATGAAGATATAAAAGAATTAAACAATCGTTTACTTAGTATTAAAAAAATTAAAAATGGTATTGTTTCTAACTTTAGAAAGATTTATAATAAAGAAATTAAATATCATTATACAGATAATTATTCGCAATGGTATTTAGATTATATCTATTTAAATATTGAATATTATATAGCCAATTCAAAAAATAAGTTGATTAGAAACTTAATCGAAAAAAAGGAGCAACTTGAATATTCAATAGAAAATAGAAATAGAAATGGTACAAATTATTTAGTTATTGGATTAAGTCATTCGTCTGAATTTAAGACATCACCTTTACAATGGTTATACTATAATGAGAAAAACAGCAAATTTTATGAATATGACCTACCAAATGATGAATTGATTGAATATAAATAA
- a CDS encoding DUF1287 domain-containing protein yields MIKTLLILLFFNITFCFSQSETVQIGLSESALELIEQKVVYDPSYFSIDYPNGDVPSGKGVCTDVIIRAYRKIGIDLQKNVHEDMKANFSAYPKNWGLKTTDKNIDHRRVPNLMTYFKRKGAEKPITNEAADYVPGDVVCWNLGGAITHIGIVVDKKSADCKRNLIVHNIGGGQVLSDCLFDYKIIGHYAFENNQ; encoded by the coding sequence ATGATAAAAACACTCTTAATACTATTATTTTTTAATATTACTTTTTGTTTTTCACAATCAGAAACCGTCCAAATTGGGTTATCGGAAAGTGCTCTTGAGTTAATTGAACAAAAAGTTGTTTATGACCCTAGCTACTTTTCAATTGATTACCCTAATGGTGACGTACCTAGTGGTAAAGGTGTTTGTACAGACGTTATCATTCGTGCATATCGAAAAATTGGAATTGATTTACAAAAAAATGTCCATGAAGATATGAAAGCTAACTTTAGTGCTTATCCAAAAAATTGGGGCCTTAAAACAACGGATAAAAATATTGACCACCGAAGAGTTCCGAACTTAATGACCTATTTTAAAAGAAAAGGAGCCGAAAAACCTATTACTAATGAAGCGGCAGATTATGTACCAGGAGATGTTGTTTGTTGGAATTTAGGTGGAGCAATAACTCATATAGGAATTGTGGTTGATAAAAAATCTGCAGATTGTAAACGAAATTTAATTGTTCATAATATTGGTGGAGGACAAGTTTTATCAGATTGCTTGTTCGATTATAAAATTATTGGGCATTACGCATTTGAAAACAATCAATAA
- a CDS encoding PspA/IM30 family protein, with translation MNIFKRLFNVGKAEAHSAIDKMEDPIKMTEQGIKDMKGDLGEALEGLAQVKAMLIRSQNEKVQFETKAKDYQNKAMLILQKVGKEELSNVDGDRLATEALVKKEENTEHANRCTVEVEKFSQSVSQLETNVNVLRNNISKWENELKTLKARVKVSKATKNLNKQMAAIDSSSTVNMLEKMKEKVTEEEALAEAYGDIANESKSIDEELDKVLDGKQINAENDLEALKKKMGL, from the coding sequence ATGAATATATTTAAAAGACTATTTAACGTAGGTAAAGCTGAAGCTCATTCGGCTATTGATAAAATGGAAGATCCTATTAAAATGACTGAACAAGGCATTAAGGATATGAAAGGTGATTTAGGCGAAGCTCTTGAAGGGCTTGCTCAAGTAAAAGCAATGCTTATTCGTTCTCAAAATGAAAAAGTACAGTTTGAAACAAAAGCTAAAGATTACCAAAACAAAGCCATGTTAATTTTACAAAAAGTTGGTAAAGAAGAACTTTCTAATGTAGATGGAGATCGATTAGCAACTGAAGCTTTAGTTAAAAAAGAAGAAAACACAGAACACGCAAACCGTTGTACTGTTGAAGTTGAGAAATTTTCTCAATCAGTTTCTCAATTAGAGACTAATGTAAACGTTTTAAGAAATAACATTAGCAAATGGGAAAATGAATTGAAAACACTTAAAGCTCGTGTAAAAGTTTCGAAAGCTACCAAAAACTTAAACAAGCAAATGGCAGCAATTGATAGTTCTAGCACTGTAAATATGTTAGAAAAAATGAAAGAAAAAGTTACCGAAGAAGAAGCGCTAGCTGAAGCTTACGGAGACATTGCTAATGAATCTAAAAGTATTGACGAAGAGCTTGATAAGGTTTTAGATGGTAAACAAATAAATGCAGAAAACGATCTTGAAGCACTTAAGAAAAAAATGGGGTTATAA